The sequence TCCtctttcattttgttttgttttgttttgcttaTCATGGTTATGTTTGTCATTTGACATTTTCTTATTTGATGTTTCACTTTATTTGATGTCCTATAAATCTTAGTTTCATCCAAAATTATCTTTGGAATTCATAAACAATATTTCTTAGTTTTGTGTTTCTTCTGATCTTCCTAacatattttactaatgaagtatTGAGATAGCTTTGTAAATATGGTGAAAGGAAAAATCCCAGCATCTAATATTGCTAGATAATCCAGAGATTtttctaataataataataataataataataattattattattattattattattattatttatctcAACATTAATATTACCACCATGAGAATTTGAAATTCATTAGTGAATAAGATAGCTTGTATGAATGAACAATGTTTAAATTTCGAATGTAAACAGTTGATATGGTGCTAATgattaatatatatatgtaattccCCTAGAATAATATTTAATCGAGAGGAATGTGCTAActgaaaaaataatagaaacaGAAATGAACGGACTATTGTGTAGATTTTGTATCTAGATTTATATGGTACTTTATAATGTTAGAAATCATAACAAGTAAGTCACATCTATGTTCCAATGCATCATTATTTTTAATTGGAACTTTGTTATATCTTGCAAATTACATGTAGGATTATTGACATAGTTATTGATTGAGTCATGGTGTTTTGAACAAGGATCAAAACACTATGATGACATAGATTGTAGGAATCACACAAAACATGGGAAAAACAAGGCAAGCTCGAAGTTAGTAATCTAAAAACAGAGCATTGGGATTCTGAATGAAACCATGCATGGGGATGCATAATTTTTGTTGTAGTAAGGATGATATTAAACTAAGAAAAGGATTCAAAAGATTATAtacaatatatgcacaactattGCAATTGAAATACTATTGGTATGTTTGTTACATGGAAATGATTATAAtaccttgattttttttttgataccCTTATTGAACTTGTTGTTTTCTTTCATTTAGGAAATCATCCTTGTGGAAGCCTTGAACCTGGAGCATGTTACCCCTGGAATATACACTTTGCATTGCTTGCCACTAAGGTTGCGTGGGGCTGAAGGTTCTCCAGCAAGATGCATCCTCGTCAAGTAATGGATGCTTACAACTGTCTTAGGAAGTACATTTGTATACAATCTTATGGCATGTTTGATTATGAAATAAGATCATGTTAACTCACATTACAACAAAGAGTCAATCTCCATCAAAGGTGCAAATAGATCGATGTCAGGGCCCAACTTTCCTTTCTGGAACCCTCTGTGTATACCTGCAGTGGTCCATGGTTGCCAATGCACACCGCGTGAAATTGATGGATTTGTACAAAACATAATACACCTTGTGGACAAGGTTTCATGGGCCTACTGGGACAAGTTGTCATGTTCAACATCAtaagctaaaacaaaaaaaaatgcccTTAGGTTAAGCCAAGAAATTTAGCGTCTAAAACCTAGCACTCCTCATCATTCTCATCTCCATAGATGTGTTGGTACCCATATGGGTCCTTACCTGTGTAGTCTGAATTTCATTAAGTGGAGGTGAGCACAAATGTATTTACTAAGTAGTTATCCTATTTATCGTACGCTATCAATGTGATACCTACAAGCACATATGATTATATGCAGCTATTTTTTCGTCAAAGAGAATTTGAGGTCATCAAACCTAAGGAGTCAAAGGATAACCGGATGCCTATGAGAACAAGCTAAGGTCATAAAGATAGGAAGATGATTACAGGAAAATAAAGGAACTTAAATAACAATAAATGGCAAAAGTAGTAAAGTAAATATGAGTAAATAATGCAatatatacaataaattataaAGACCGGCATATGAGACTTCGGATCATGGGACATGTGTAGATAGAGATAATCATAAATGTATTGAAGATAAGTGCTCGGTTGGGTTTCGTTGTTGTAGGCATGTTACCCATATATCAATACTAGTTCAGTCTAGGATGTCGTAGCTCTACTATCGACCTTCCCCCTTCCCTACTCATGTATCTGTTCAAGTATTAAGATAGCAATTAGAGCGATACATTAGGTTTCATTGCAATATGTGGTTCCTTAGGTTGTGGTGAATTCCTATCATCACCCTAATATGTCCTTCAAGGATCTTCCGGTTCATCTCCACAAAGAGGAACTGTTAATACATATCGGTATAATAGATAAATGCTAGATCAAGTTGTTCGGACGCCCAATGGAAGCAACAAGCATTAGTAAAAGCAGGAGTAACCAACAATTATCGAATATATCTGTCGGTGACaagggaaccaggggtccctgagtcccgaggccaggacagcggagtgccacgtggcgccctccctcaaGGATTATCTCTCCGAGGTCCgagaagtccaagttccgggagagggtgctcggggccatgaacagtggtccccgagtacccgagttccctgaggatccgagaagactaagttccgggagagggtgctcagggccatgaacagtggtccccgagtacctgagttccccgaagatcccaaaagactaagttccgggagagggcactcggggccatgaatagtggtttccgagcacccgagttccctgatgacacGAGCAACCacagtcccgggagagggcgctcggggccatgaacagtggtccccgagcacccgagttctccgaggaccaagaaaaggcatatccaggagagagtgctcggggctatgaacagtagtccccgagcactcacagttccccgaggacctaagaagtcctttgccggtggtccccacaggggctcagcggtgatgtgtcaattggtgagaggtccgatgctgcatttaagagggcgcatggcctatcacttccaaccactccccccacgcctgctgtcagcccctgccactccctggcagggaggcgtgggacatttaatgcggcgggtcccatcgcgcgtcatccagcGCTccttgggataacgtcgcagtgctcgaggcatatcgcctgcctctctgctgtgtcaggctcgctctgacgggcgggcacgcggggttgctcagtagctgcccggtgggccctccttGCTACACCCGCTGAAAagtgggatgatgacgacaggaccggacgagggcgcgttttcaacccccccccccccccccccgtaacatcagactgcagcccatgatggttgctttccatttatggtgccttggaactcgcgccatcctttctgggcacgctaaccGCCTCGAcagggtataaaagaggggcgggctccccggagaagaaaaGGTCGAAGAGGTTCAGAAGACAACGGCTTCTTTCGAACCGAGATAAGctgacgaagaacaagaagcacgaagctctagacttagacaaaaatccctTGTAACAcaacagatcctcagagaggcattctcagagcatttatagcatacacacaggagtagggtattacgctccgtgcagcccgaacctgtctaaaatcccctgagcatttatttcatcttgcatccgatcatccgctccacctgcatctcatttactcccatttatttcacgtacgaggtagactcagaatcatccccccggccgaatctcaaaggggtctcTCCgtatccccgcttgtggagttcatcctccgacagctggcacgccaggtagggggttgcatcTCTGAGTCCGCTTTGttttctgcagaaaagatggcaggtggacatcgtctccaaTGCACCGACTCTAACtccagcgaagaagtggagcccatcgctcaggaggccccagtttctgctACTCCTCAGCTGCAGCAGCGGTTCGCCCCGGCACCCCCCTCTCTTGGGGACAACGGCGTTGGGCCCAGtagggccaccgccgccgtcgcaggCGTGCCGCCTAACCATCAGCAAGCGGCAGACGCCCCTGCCGCGAGATCCACGTCCAGACAGCGTCGGGCACCGTTACAACGCAGGCTCAccttcggtgacgccagccctgggagtgcgttgcttgcggcgcaagcactcctcaggcacccgcctgtccaaacagcgggggaaaccccagaaggccgttggcttcaggaggtggccgccctggtgggcacagctcaccagcaggtgctggccgaaagctcccgtgccacctcccaccgcagCGCAACCAGGGCCGGTCCATCTTTGGGTGGCGGTAGAACCggtcggggggcctccaggcagagtgccgccccctggccacaatcggagctcaggacctccgcttacacctgaATGAGTGGAGGGCCATCGAAGATGcacgtgtcaccctcgagcgacATCGGGAGTCCCggcgcgaggccgaggcagaggatcaggcttcctaTATGCTGGCCCGTGACCGCTGGGGTTCCCCGGCACACCGGCGTTCGCCTCCCAAGGGCGCTGCTCGCGCCACGGGATACGGCACCGGCTACCGCGCGTTCACCAACGAGCTctgtcgggtcaactggcccacgaagtttaggccagaactaccggagaagtacgatagGTCCAtcaaccccgtcgagttcctccagatctacactaccgccgtccaagcggcgggcggcagtgaaaaggttacGGCCAATTACTTCCATGTAGCCTTAAGGGGCTTTGCCCGCTCCTgacttatgaacttacccccaggatctattagttcctgggatgatctctaCCACCAAttcatggctaattttcagggcaccttcacacGCCCTgacttggagtgcgacctccatgccgtcaagcaacaggagggggagacactgAGGCACTTCATACAATGctttagccaggtccgcaacaccatcccacggataaccccccatgccatcatcgtcgcattccggcagggcgtccgcgacgagaggatgctcgaaaagctaggtacgcacgaggtcgaaaccaccgcggagctgTTCGCGTTGGTcgacaagtgcgcaaaggcggcggaggctcgggcgtggcatgtcccgtgccctgagcaacccgctgccgaccAACCAGGTTCTTCCCGCTTCGACAggcggaaaaagaaaaatagaaggaGGCGCGACGCTGCCCCAGTCGTGCCGGTGGAGGACCCTGCCCGCAGGCCGGCACGCTGGGCGGCTGTCGACAGAAAGcccgctccagcgagggctcccgctcccgcaagggcacccgctcccgcgaggcccgagccaggcaagtggtgtgagatccaccaaactgactggcaTGACCTTACAGAGTGCCGGTCGGTCAAAGGCCTTGTAGAGCgacgccagaaggagcgcgaggagcaccACATGGGtggcgacgacagagccgcccccgagaaccaagagctcgggttccaagagcccgtgcacaccgtcaccttcatcgacggaggcgcgtacacgccctcctctcgtcgctGCATCAAAACCATGCGGCGGAAGGTGTGCTCGGTCACACCGAGCACTGCAGTCGCAAGGCCCTTGAAGTGGttggagaccccgatcaccttcagtctggCGGACCACCCTGCGAGTACTGCAagggtggggcgactacctctcgtagtgtcccccaccatctgcaatgtgaatgTCAGCCGAGTGCTGATTGACGGGGGTGTaggcctaaagccgtcgctccccttctatggggtgacgcccgggcacaccctacccctcgggcaggtcgagctgcccatcactttcgggagctgggacaacttctggacggagaacgtcatcttcgatgtcgcggaagtccctctcccctacaacgccatactCGGGTGCTCGGCGCTCGCCCAGTttatggtggtcacgcactatgcctacctcacgattaagatgccgggccccgcaggccccatctccgtgaccgctgagaccggcagcgccgtctcctgcgccgagctgcTCTACTCGGCCTTagtctctgctcgggccgaggtcgaaggacacctagggggcccgggaccctctacattcaaaccccgactcaccgctGACGTATCCAtccctacgaaggaggtcgtggtgggcgaagactcctcccaggtcgtccggatcggcggtgacctgggcggcaaataggaaagcgcgctcgtcgccttcctccgggctaacgtcaacgtgtttgcatggcagcggTCCGTTATGcatgggatccctagggaggtgatcgagcaccaccttgttgtGTGCcccgacgcacggccggtgaggcagaaggacCGGcgacaggcgcccgagcgccaggaattcatccgggagcaagtcagcaagctcctcgatgctggcttcatccgagaagttctccacccagagtggctagcaaacccagtcatcgtcccgaaggccaactgtaagcttcgcatgtgcgtcgactacaccgacttaaacaaggcttgtccgaaagatccttttcctttacccagcatacatcaaattgtagattccactgcggggtgcgatcttttgtgtttcttagatgcaaatttgggttatcaccaaatccgcatggccaaacaggacgaggaaaaaacttcttttactaccccggtggggacttactgctatgtctcaatgccttttggtttgcgcaatgctatATCTTCATTTCAGtgggccgtgcgcattacccttgattcgctgGTTggcgcaacgtcgaagcttacatcgatgatctcgtggtcaagtcccgagaccgcgccaccctgctggaggacttagccgagactttcaatagtctccgcactacctgcCTGAAGCTCAatcccgagaagtgtgtcttcggggtacccgcgggcaagctcctcagtttcttggtttctagcctaggaatcgaggccaatccagagaagatccgggccattgaACAAATGTGActcccggctcgactcaaggaagtccaacGTCTCGCTGGCAGCATGGTggccctggggcgctttatctccaagctcggggagcgagggctccctctcttcaaactactaaagaagaccggtcattttgactggacaccggaggccgagcaggccttccaggacttgaagaagtatctcaccctaccgcccgtactggtggccccctccgaggtcgagcctttactactctacgtctcggccactcctcaggtcgtgagcatggtgctggtggtggagcgtgatgagtgctcggggcaaggtgctgggtccgagctcccggccgcccccgagcagcctacgggtctcggggctcctcccgacTAGGGAGTCGAGCTTGAGAccccggctcctcccgaccagggagtcgagcccgaggacccggctcctcccgaccagggagtcaagcccgagGACCCggctcctcctgaccagggagtcgagcccgagtactCGGCCGACCCCGAGCACTgcgctgagctcgggggctgtgacatgCCCTCGGGCGAGGCCATTGTCCGAGCCCgccgctgtcggagggttaactcctatcgcaaggatcctgagggacccctttttgagattcggtcggggggacgattctgaatatgtttgcgggagaaataaatggggtaaatgcgatggcaggtggggtggaaggATCGAATGTAGAACGCAATAattgcactggagggatttttagacaggtccgggccgcactgagcgtaataccttactcctgtgtggatgctataaatgccctgagaatgtctctcaggaatgttgctggttacaagaatatttgtctatcctagagctttgggctccttgttcttcggtggtctcagcttctatgcttgtatgaagatgttcttcgatctctgagcaagtgtctgagagttcgagcatTCCTCTGTTcccctgtctttgtccgtgcccgccggctcccttaaatactcgctgACGGCAgcatgccccgaaagggagggcatgagtttcaaggcgccataaatggaaaggcggTCATCATAGGCACGCCAGcgtgaagtgacgggggttgaaaatgcgcccccgccctgtcttcggtcgtcatgatggcgctggcaacgggcgccgtggagagggcccaccggcagccaccgagcggcctggcgtgcccgttCGATCTTGTAcacctgccacagcagggcggcaggcggggcgcctcagGCCTCgcgacgctatcccgaggcgcgctggatgacgcaggatgggacccgtgcattaaatgtccccacgcccttctgccagaatatggcagggactgacatcgagcgtggcgggagcagttggaggtgacaggccacgcgcgctcttaaatgcggcatcgggcctttcataggctgacacctcaccgctggacccctgtgggggccaccgacgaaggacttcttgggccgtcggggagccgagtgctcgggggtcattgttcaccttcccgagcactctctcccggaaacgccctctcttggtcctcgaggaaccgagtgctcgggggccactgttcacggccccgagcactctatcccggaattgactgtttggatcctcggggaaccgagtgctcgggggccgttgttcgcagccccgagcactctctcccggaactaccttccttgggtcctcagggtactcgggtgctcgggggccactgttcacagccccaagcacacccttcccggtactcggctttcctggtcgtcgggggacttgggtgctcgggggtcactgttcacctccccgagcactctcttctcgctcacttggtcttcgcagatcatcggggaacccgggtactcagggaccactgttcatggccccgagcaccctctcccgggacttagtcttttcgtaccttgcggaggtgaaccccgcgggaaggcgccacgtggcagaatgctggcctggcctcgggattcggggatccctggttcctgattcaccgacagccgCATACAACGACTGGTGTACTTCATTAGTGAAGTCCTCcaagacgccaagacaagatatccccaagcccagaagatgctctatgccGTACTCGTCGCTTCTAGGAAGCtgtgccactacttccaagcgcacaaggtctcggtggtaatcACCTACCCACTGGGGCtgatcctccagaaccgagaaggcactgggcatatcgtcaagtgggcggtggaactggtggagtttgatctgcacttcaTTAGTTGCCAGGtaatcaaaagccaggctctgTCCGACTTCATGGCAGAGTGAACGCCAGTCCCCGATATCGACAAAGAAGAGATTTCCGCGTACCCTGGGCAAGACaggcccgggtactgggtcatgcactttgacggctccctcacgctgaaaggcgccggggctggagtggttctcacctccctaacgggtgaagtactccagtatgtcgtgcagctgcatttccgagaaaccaacaacatggcggagtatgagggcctcatcgcttgcctccgagccgcggtgggtctcgggatccggCGCCTGCTGGtgaagggagactcccagctggtggtcaaccaagtatccaaggaataccagtgcgcagatcctcagatggcggtgtacgtggcggaagtcaaaaggctggagaggcacttcgatgacctggagctgcggtacatacctcgccgcgacaacgctctggccgatgacctctcccgcctggcctctgcccgggcgctcatcccagccggagcctttgatgaaaggctcacatggccatccgtcctgcctaccgaccaggacgaaggggaaccctcgagcctagttgaggggacccaggtaacaccctcagtgggaggtcccatCAGGGTGCCATCGCCCGATGATTGCGCAgcgcttgccggtggttctcaatatgcctcgtggatcgacgagatccgagggtacttgaaagaaaacatccttcgtggggatgatgcctctgcggagaggattgctcggcagtccaaacgctatgccatagcatatggggatctctatcggcgcggcacggacgatATCCTCCTGAaagcatcacccgggcagaaggcagtgagctcctcactgagatccatgagggtgAGTGCgatggccatgcatcgttccacaCGCTGGTCGGAAAGGTctttcggcaaggcttctactggcctacagctctccaggacgcttccgagttggttcggcgctgcagggcgtgccagttccacgcaaagcagattcaccagccagctcaggctcttcataccatccccctgtcatggcccttcgcggtctgggggctggacatcttgggttcattcccccaagcaatcgggggctatgagtacctctacgtcgccatcgacaagttcaccaagtggccgaaggcggtcccagttatcaaggttaccaagaacacagcACTTCAATTCAttcgcggtatcacaagtcgcttcggcgttccgaacaggatcatcaccgataatggcacccagttcacaagtgctctgttcggggactactgcgaggacctcggtatcaagctctgcttcgcctctgtcgctcatcctcggagcaatgggcaggtcgaacgtgcaaatgctgagatactgaaggggctcaaaacccggacctacaacgtgctcgcaaagcacgggaaagggtggatcgacgagctgcctgctgtgttcTGGGCCAAtcagaccacgccaagccgcgccactaGGGAGACTctgttcttcctcgtgtacggcaccgaggcggtcctcccctccaagctcactctcggctcccctcgggtgaatgcctattcagaaggcgaacaggaacagcgaagacgcgacgacgtcgaccaCCTGGAGGAGCGTCGGCGATGAGCCGCCGTctgagcagccagataccagcagagcctgcggcgctatcatcagcgtcacatccgggctcggtcactcgaggttggggatctagttctttGACGTGCTCAAACgcacgaaggaaagaataaactctcacctatgtgggaaggccccttcatcgtgaccggtgtcccgcgacaaggctcgtttcggctggccACAAAGGACGGacagccgctcccaaacgcgtggaacatcgagcatctgcgcaagttttaCCCATAGGGCgacatgtttgtgctcaggccaaccaggccaagggtcccccctgcccaagttggccgggggctgccaccaaccatgtaagttaccacttctatacaaattgtcaatatacactcttattccgagttttctctctggattccatatgtttaatctgtttggtgagatgctcgatgtgtgcgagaaaaacacgctctctcatttttcccgttgataaaaacggatcccggtcggtatgcacccaggcagtagctgctgacttaagttTATTGTGGTAGGTTGTGGTGTCCGGTTGCTTGGTAGTACCtcaagcactaccgagcctctagggttctcgggtaatcctaccgcttgagcaaagagtggtcgggaccgcctagaccccaggggcgggctgtcggtgctcggtctggttagTCCTACCCCGGGCGCCACAGAACCAtcggacctctgggttatgcctctgtctgtacacttcgccggtccgggtattcgagagatctcgggtcaaaaatgagagcagtctataatgagtaccgcactaacagagcgcaccaagcacaGAGCCTTTTCCTATTTCCTAAGTTTACAGATctatgatcaagaacaaagtAGCCCGATCgcagggcctcagtgcccagggtgCTGCTCGAGCCTACaaggtcctcgggtaatcctaccgcttgaacatgagtggtcgggaccgcctagcccctagttctctcacctgctttccaggtgctcgggtgctaaaaggatgtccTGAGGCTTAGGCGCTCCGTACGAGGGAACcaaagttcccgggcaccctaAGCTCGGGGcatctaccccccccccccctcccctggATCATTCGGtcggaaggctgacagctgtccggtgagtaacTAAAGTTATACGAATTTCCTCTCTTACATACGcaaataaactattgttcccgagtcatcctcgggaccctcgaattctaatctgttcagcgagatggtctcctcacgtgaaaaaccctgcccacgtgtttGCTTTTTTGGAATGAcaaaaacagacagtagtcggtTTGCCGTACAGGTGGCAATGGCTGACCGAGGTCTTTCATGGTGCCCGTGGTGttcggccggcttggcagtaccccgggcactactgagtctctggggttctcaggtaatcctactgcttgagcaaagagtggtcgggaccgcctagaccccaggggcgggctgtcggtgctcggtctggtcagtcctaccccgaacaccaccaaaccgtggggactcttggtcgcatttccacCCACATGTGTCTCCGGTCTACTCGTTTGAGAGGTCGCGAagtggaaagtgttcactggtcgtggcgtgcacTGTGCTGGATAGACTTAtctcctgagcaaggaagttcgtgtctatGTCCctgacttagcagctgcggactcgcgagggctcgggggttggacgctcgggtggtcccactactcgtgcGATGATTGGTTGGGGCAACCTAACTCTCGGGGGAAGAAGGCCAGGCTCGGTCTGACCAGtacctctcgggacatcaagcaaaaagcaaacaaTATCAAGACAAACACaatggagtttcgatcccaaagaaaggcttctattatatttcaaaggaaccgttctggaggggatcactcccatatttacaacattcaaaaaacaaaaaacctaacTATCTGCAGGCTCCGGCGGAGGCGAGGACACATCGCTGCTGTCGTCGACGCTCGGTTCCGGCTCCGGCTCTGGCTCTCGCTCCCGCATAAAAcatgccgccacctcggcagcgatGTCGCGGATGGCTTCCTGGGCAGCAGCTTCCTCGACTTCGACCATGCCCTGTCggactggctccagcgggaaggcggggtctcgACTGCAATAGCAGGCGAggatgtgctcggccaccgcttgggccagagcacACCCCTCCAGGGACGCCAGCTCCTGCACTGTGCCtggaagggcctcgaggcgctgggcGATCTCCGCAAAGCCGAGGGCGAGGTGGCCGATTATCTCCTTGTCCAGCCCCTGCTCGCCCACGTGCAAGTGCCCGAGCCTGGCTGCCTTCATGAAGTTTCATGCTCGCTTGaggatgtcccgcatcatcagTTTCACATTGGTCCGCTCGGCGATGACGGTCTCAAGCTTGTCCTTTGCGATCTGCAATCGATCCTCGAGGCTGGTATCGTCGGCTGCGCTGGTAGGGACACCCCTCGTGGACGGGGTCTCGGGTTGAGCTCGCTACAACTGCTCGGCCCAGGCCGCGAAGCCTGCTCTCGGGCAGCCACGTTGGCCTCCCGcttggcgaccagctcctccCGAGCGGTGAGGGCCGAGGATGCCGAGGCAGCATCCGTCTCGTGCCACACGAGGCACTCCTCCTGGGCATCAAGGGCCGCCGCCGTTATCTCGATGTCGGTCTTGCGtaccgc is a genomic window of Phragmites australis chromosome 17, lpPhrAust1.1, whole genome shotgun sequence containing:
- the LOC133897835 gene encoding uncharacterized protein LOC133897835, producing MAVERAELEKERIALVEEMGRLEEAGKLLVTRIASARASYEKSIREVAEEQEVLEETHDEAVVAQEKASHMERFATERDQASWRRAAELLAQDRQLASWEEAARKREEAARATQADVACQNDELERGRAEVLRREEEVAVRKTDIEITAAALDAQEECLVWHETDAASASSALTAREELVAKREANAARLGHLHVGEQGLDKEIIGHLALGFAEIAQRLEALPGTVQELASLEGCALAQAVAEHILACYCSRDPAFPLEPVRQGMVEVEEAAAQEAIRDIAAEVAACFMREREPEPEPEPSVDDSSDVSSPPPEPADS